Proteins encoded together in one Pseudomonas sp. Seg1 window:
- a CDS encoding SurA N-terminal domain-containing protein gives MLQNIRDNSQGWIAKTIIGAIILLMALTGFDAIFQAATHKNEAAKVNGEEISQNELSQAVDMQRRQLMQQLGKDFDASLLDEKMLRESALKGLIDRKLLLQGAEQSKFAFSEGALDQVILQTPEFQVDGKFSSERFDQVIRQLGYSRMQFRQMLAQEMLIGQLRAGVAGSGFVTDAEVMAFARLEKQTRDFATLNIKADPAAVKLTDDEVKAYYDEHAKEFMTPDQVIIDYVELKKSSFFDQVAVKDEDLQAAYQKEIANLSEQRRAAHILIEVNDKITEAQAKAKIEEVQARLAKGEKFEALAKEFSQDPGSANNGGDLGYAGPGVYDPAFEKALYSLAKDQVSEPVRTDFGYHLIKLLGVEAPEVPTLASLKDKLTRELKAAQVEQRFVEATKQLEDSAFEASDLAQPAADLKLTVHTSKPFGREGGEGVAANRAVVTAAFSTEVIDEGANSTAIELDPETVIVLRSKEHLKPAQLPLESVSAAIRTQLTKEQASAAAKTKAEKLIADLRDGKAPLDKAVEGQNWKTTEAATRGQEGVDPAVLQALFRMPKPAAKDKPTFSSVTLPDGSLMIVRLNGVNEAAAPTDEEKVQYRRFLASREGQQDFAAYRKQLESQADIKKF, from the coding sequence ATGCTGCAGAATATCAGGGACAATTCACAAGGCTGGATTGCCAAGACCATTATCGGAGCCATCATTTTGCTGATGGCGTTGACCGGTTTCGACGCCATTTTCCAGGCCGCCACTCACAAGAATGAGGCGGCCAAGGTCAACGGTGAAGAAATCAGCCAGAACGAGCTGAGCCAGGCGGTTGATATGCAACGCCGTCAGCTGATGCAACAGTTGGGCAAGGACTTCGATGCTTCTTTGCTTGACGAGAAAATGCTCCGCGAATCGGCCCTCAAGGGACTGATCGATCGCAAGCTGCTGCTGCAAGGCGCAGAACAATCGAAATTCGCTTTCTCCGAAGGCGCGCTGGATCAAGTGATCCTGCAGACACCTGAATTCCAGGTCGACGGCAAGTTCAGCTCCGAGCGTTTCGACCAGGTGATCCGTCAACTGGGTTACAGCCGTATGCAGTTCCGCCAGATGCTGGCTCAGGAAATGCTGATCGGCCAACTGCGCGCCGGTGTGGCGGGCAGCGGTTTTGTCACTGACGCCGAAGTGATGGCATTCGCCCGTCTGGAAAAACAGACCCGTGATTTCGCTACGCTGAACATCAAGGCTGACCCGGCTGCGGTCAAACTGACCGACGACGAAGTCAAGGCTTACTACGATGAACACGCCAAGGAGTTCATGACTCCGGATCAGGTGATCATCGACTATGTAGAGCTGAAGAAGTCTTCGTTCTTCGATCAGGTCGCCGTCAAGGACGAAGACCTGCAGGCGGCGTATCAAAAAGAGATCGCCAACCTGTCGGAGCAGCGTCGTGCCGCGCACATTCTGATCGAAGTGAACGACAAGATCACCGAAGCTCAGGCCAAAGCGAAGATCGAAGAAGTCCAGGCGCGTCTGGCCAAGGGCGAGAAGTTCGAAGCGCTGGCCAAGGAGTTCTCGCAGGACCCGGGTTCGGCCAACAATGGTGGCGACCTCGGTTATGCCGGTCCTGGCGTCTATGACCCTGCCTTCGAAAAAGCTTTGTACTCTTTGGCCAAAGATCAGGTGTCGGAGCCGGTGCGCACCGACTTCGGTTACCACTTGATCAAACTGTTGGGTGTGGAAGCGCCTGAAGTGCCAACGCTGGCCAGCCTGAAAGACAAGCTGACCCGCGAGTTGAAAGCAGCGCAGGTTGAGCAACGTTTCGTCGAAGCGACCAAGCAACTGGAAGACTCCGCGTTCGAAGCATCTGACCTGGCTCAGCCAGCGGCGGATCTGAAGCTGACCGTGCACACCTCCAAGCCGTTTGGCCGTGAAGGCGGTGAAGGTGTTGCCGCTAACCGTGCCGTGGTCACTGCCGCATTCAGCACTGAAGTGATTGATGAAGGTGCCAACAGCACCGCCATCGAACTGGATCCGGAAACTGTGATTGTGCTGCGCTCCAAGGAGCATCTGAAGCCTGCGCAACTGCCTCTGGAAAGCGTGAGTGCGGCGATTCGCACCCAGCTGACCAAAGAGCAGGCCAGCGCTGCTGCCAAGACCAAGGCCGAGAAGCTGATCGCCGATCTGCGCGATGGCAAGGCGCCGCTGGACAAGGCTGTTGAAGGGCAGAACTGGAAAACCACTGAAGCGGCCACTCGTGGTCAGGAAGGGGTTGATCCTGCTGTGTTGCAAGCGCTGTTCCGTATGCCGAAACCGGCTGCCAAGGACAAACCGACGTTCAGCAGCGTGACGTTGCCGGATGGCAGTCTGATGATCGTGCGTCTGAATGGCGTTAACGAAGCGGCTGCGCCGACTGATGAAGAGAAGGTCCAGTACCGTCGCTTCCTGGCGTCGCGTGAAGGTCAGCAGGACTTTGCGGCGTATCGCAAGCAGTTGGAGAGTCAGGCTGACATCAAGAAGTTCTGA
- a CDS encoding DUF2242 domain-containing protein, producing MLISTPMRVVGLALLLTAVAGCSKDKPMYEHENFDDSGTFSRNYPVTDTASCEAARRALLSQGYIITSSDPKLVSGHKSFQQTGETHLEISFNVVCAEDASGKHHATVFANALQDRYALKKTNNSASLGVGVLGSVSMPIGSSDDSMVKVASETVTAQKFYERFFTLVEQFLPAETKKAAHIEEKPKTDLGVPEPKAAPANLAPAAETAPAPAAPAVTAPAPVETAPVSSEPVAPPVDATPITPAPSAEPAPTTETITPPANPTNIPPPSEPIPALPANGQ from the coding sequence ATGTTGATTTCCACTCCCATGCGTGTTGTCGGGTTGGCGCTGTTGTTGACCGCTGTTGCCGGCTGTTCGAAAGACAAGCCGATGTATGAGCATGAAAACTTCGATGATTCCGGTACGTTCTCGCGCAATTATCCGGTGACCGACACCGCCAGTTGCGAAGCGGCACGCCGGGCGTTGCTCAGTCAGGGCTACATCATCACCAGCAGCGACCCTAAACTGGTCAGCGGCCACAAGAGCTTCCAGCAGACCGGCGAAACGCACCTGGAAATCAGTTTCAACGTGGTCTGTGCCGAAGATGCCAGTGGCAAGCATCACGCCACGGTGTTCGCCAACGCCCTGCAGGATCGCTACGCACTGAAGAAGACCAACAATTCGGCCAGTCTGGGTGTCGGTGTGCTCGGCTCGGTGTCGATGCCGATCGGCTCGTCGGACGATTCGATGGTCAAGGTCGCCAGTGAAACGGTGACGGCGCAGAAGTTCTATGAGCGCTTCTTTACCCTGGTCGAGCAGTTCTTGCCGGCAGAGACGAAGAAAGCGGCGCACATCGAAGAGAAACCCAAGACCGACCTGGGCGTACCTGAGCCGAAAGCGGCTCCGGCGAATCTGGCGCCGGCTGCTGAAACCGCTCCTGCACCGGCAGCCCCGGCCGTGACCGCACCAGCTCCCGTCGAGACCGCCCCGGTCAGTTCCGAACCGGTTGCGCCGCCAGTGGACGCTACGCCGATCACTCCGGCACCAAGCGCAGAACCTGCGCCGACCACGGAAACCATCACGCCACCGGCTAATCCGACGAACATCCCACCGCCGTCCGAGCCGATTCCGGCGTTGCCTGCCAACGGCCAATAA
- a CDS encoding nitrilase-related carbon-nitrogen hydrolase translates to MRKLLYLFFSMAIVATLTTYAMWAADRPAGHYLSDLRIKLAVDQGTPADRGNLLGIQPELFPTDYQSPERLHRKLAAYLQQAQDQGLLNDKTVVVLPEHIGTWLMISGEKDELYQAPSLAEAMNWLAASNPLLFARAWLSAKGSDRVNDAHLRMKSRSMAKDYQALFGGLAKEFHVTLVAGSIVLPEPSIRDGQLKPGSGALYNSSVVFGRDGAPLGQPQRQMHSVFDQRDVIQAGEQTINVVDTPAGRLGVLIGSDSWYPDNYRKLDEQGAQLVAVPAQVFGHGTWDKPWRGYKGSSTPSSVSLKPGEVSEGQAWHRLTLTAQPPSSRAIAGMSVFLRGQFWDLSSSGQSFLSSNGQQFADGEARGARLLNIWL, encoded by the coding sequence ATGCGCAAACTTCTGTACCTGTTTTTCTCCATGGCCATCGTGGCCACCCTGACCACCTACGCCATGTGGGCGGCAGACCGGCCGGCGGGACATTACCTGTCGGACTTGCGCATCAAACTGGCGGTCGACCAAGGCACACCGGCCGACCGTGGCAATCTGCTAGGCATTCAGCCCGAACTGTTCCCTACCGATTATCAGAGCCCCGAGCGCCTGCACCGCAAACTCGCGGCCTATCTGCAGCAAGCGCAGGATCAGGGCCTGTTGAACGACAAAACTGTGGTGGTGTTGCCGGAACACATCGGCACCTGGCTGATGATCAGCGGCGAGAAAGATGAGTTGTATCAGGCGCCAAGTCTCGCCGAAGCGATGAACTGGCTGGCGGCGAGCAATCCACTGTTATTCGCCCGCGCCTGGCTCAGCGCCAAGGGCAGCGACCGCGTCAACGACGCGCACCTGCGCATGAAGTCGCGATCCATGGCCAAGGATTACCAGGCCCTGTTCGGTGGTCTGGCCAAGGAATTTCACGTGACGCTGGTAGCCGGCTCGATCGTGCTGCCCGAGCCCAGCATCCGTGATGGTCAGCTCAAACCCGGCAGCGGTGCGCTCTACAACAGCAGCGTGGTATTCGGTCGCGACGGTGCGCCCCTCGGCCAGCCGCAACGGCAGATGCATTCGGTGTTCGATCAGCGTGATGTCATCCAGGCCGGTGAACAGACAATCAACGTCGTCGACACCCCGGCCGGGCGCCTCGGCGTGTTGATCGGCAGCGACAGCTGGTATCCGGACAACTATCGCAAACTCGACGAGCAAGGCGCGCAATTGGTTGCGGTGCCGGCGCAGGTGTTCGGCCATGGCACGTGGGACAAGCCGTGGCGTGGCTATAAGGGGTCGAGCACACCGAGTTCGGTCAGCCTCAAGCCCGGTGAGGTCAGTGAAGGTCAGGCATGGCATCGCCTGACCCTGACTGCGCAACCGCCCAGCAGCCGCGCGATTGCCGGCATGAGCGTGTTTCTGCGCGGGCAGTTCTGGGACCTGTCGAGCTCCGGTCAAAGTTTTCTCAGCAGCAACGGTCAGCAGTTCGCCGATGGCGAAGCCCGTGGCGCCCGTTTGCTGAATATCTGGTTGTAA
- a CDS encoding MFS transporter, whose translation MNDAPLTCTTLDNPPATAERLPLAALLALATAGFITVMTEAMPAGLLPQMSSGLNVSQALIGQLVTLYAIGSIVAAIPLTIATRGWRRRPLLLSAIGGFAIANSITAVSELYWLTLTARFIAGVFAGLLWALLAGFASRMVAPHLQGRAITVAMLGAPIALSLGIPAGTLLGTLIGWRLSFAIMTALTVLLVIWVRWQVPDFPGERAGKRLPLRQVFTLPGVRPVLFVTLSYVVAHNLLYTYIAPFLQLSGLGGEIDRVLLAFGVASVLSLWIVGSLIDRWLRELVLISAILFMFAAIALGIWRESPSVVYIATAVWGLAFGAMPSLLQTASAKAAKDAADTAQSMLVTLWNVGIAGGGLAGGLLLDSVGVEHFPWIVAVLLVTTFYAATNARHHGFPRAA comes from the coding sequence ATGAACGACGCACCACTCACCTGCACTACGCTCGATAATCCACCCGCAACCGCCGAACGCTTACCGCTCGCCGCGTTACTGGCGCTGGCGACCGCCGGTTTCATCACAGTAATGACCGAAGCCATGCCGGCCGGCCTGTTGCCACAAATGAGCAGTGGCCTGAATGTCTCTCAAGCGCTGATCGGGCAACTGGTCACGCTCTACGCCATCGGCTCGATCGTCGCCGCCATACCGCTGACCATCGCCACTCGCGGCTGGCGTCGCCGACCACTGCTGCTGTCCGCCATCGGCGGCTTTGCCATTGCCAACAGCATTACCGCCGTGTCTGAGCTGTACTGGCTGACCCTGACTGCACGGTTCATCGCCGGCGTGTTTGCCGGCCTGCTCTGGGCCCTGCTCGCCGGATTCGCAAGCCGAATGGTCGCCCCACACCTGCAAGGTCGCGCGATCACCGTGGCCATGCTCGGCGCACCGATTGCACTGTCCCTGGGAATCCCCGCCGGCACCCTGCTCGGCACCCTGATTGGCTGGCGTCTGAGCTTCGCAATCATGACCGCATTGACCGTGCTGCTGGTGATCTGGGTACGCTGGCAAGTGCCAGACTTCCCAGGCGAGCGTGCCGGCAAACGCCTGCCACTGCGTCAGGTCTTCACCCTGCCAGGCGTGCGACCGGTGCTGTTCGTAACCCTGTCCTACGTGGTTGCACACAATCTTCTGTACACCTACATCGCGCCATTCCTGCAACTGTCAGGATTGGGCGGTGAAATCGACCGGGTGTTGCTGGCATTCGGCGTGGCGTCAGTACTGAGCCTGTGGATCGTTGGCAGCCTGATCGACCGCTGGCTGCGCGAATTGGTGCTGATCAGCGCAATCCTCTTCATGTTTGCAGCCATCGCCCTGGGCATCTGGCGCGAATCGCCAAGCGTGGTCTACATCGCCACAGCCGTGTGGGGACTGGCATTCGGCGCCATGCCCTCGCTGCTGCAAACCGCTTCAGCGAAAGCCGCGAAGGACGCCGCCGACACCGCCCAGTCGATGCTGGTCACGCTGTGGAATGTCGGCATAGCCGGAGGGGGACTGGCGGGTGGACTGCTGCTGGACAGCGTGGGGGTCGAGCACTTTCCGTGGATCGTCGCGGTGCTGCTGGTCACGACCTTCTATGCCGCTACCAATGCTCGACACCATGGATTTCCACGAGCGGCATAA
- a CDS encoding LysR family transcriptional regulator: MDSLGSISVFVQVAETRSFTEAGRLQGVSSSAVGKSIARLEARLNVRLFHRTTRSVTLTSEGALFLERCRKILAEVEAAEFELCDAASQPHGKLRISLPQVHGLVMPVMNEFMTQYPQIELDLDLTDRMVDVVEEGFDAVIRTGKPRDSRLMARPLGEFHMVLVASPAYLQQRGVPQTPTELATHACLRHTFHATGKLEPWPLRREPFTAEPILPARLVSTSIEAVAHAAFAGMGIACLPDFMTLEAVAQGRLQRVLDAYLEHTGQFWVLWPSSRHATAKLRVFIDHLSRRLFPDAEGR; the protein is encoded by the coding sequence ATGGATAGCCTGGGCAGTATTTCGGTGTTTGTTCAGGTCGCCGAAACGCGCAGTTTTACTGAGGCTGGCCGGTTGCAAGGGGTGTCGTCTTCGGCGGTGGGTAAAAGCATTGCGCGACTTGAGGCGCGGCTGAACGTACGGCTGTTTCATCGCACCACACGCAGTGTCACGCTGACCAGCGAGGGCGCACTGTTTCTCGAGCGTTGCCGCAAGATCCTCGCCGAGGTCGAGGCGGCTGAGTTCGAGCTGTGCGATGCCGCTTCGCAACCCCACGGCAAGTTGCGGATCAGCCTGCCGCAGGTGCATGGGCTGGTGATGCCGGTCATGAACGAATTCATGACGCAGTATCCACAGATCGAACTGGATCTGGATCTGACTGATCGCATGGTCGACGTGGTGGAGGAGGGTTTCGATGCTGTCATCCGTACCGGCAAACCGCGTGATTCACGGCTGATGGCACGACCGTTGGGCGAATTTCATATGGTGTTGGTGGCCAGCCCGGCTTATTTGCAGCAACGCGGTGTGCCACAAACCCCCACCGAGCTGGCGACTCACGCGTGTTTACGCCACACCTTCCATGCCACCGGCAAACTGGAGCCGTGGCCCTTGCGTAGAGAACCCTTCACCGCAGAGCCGATATTGCCGGCGCGGCTGGTCAGCACGTCCATTGAGGCCGTTGCCCACGCGGCATTCGCCGGCATGGGCATTGCCTGCCTGCCGGATTTCATGACCCTTGAAGCGGTCGCGCAGGGACGCCTGCAGCGGGTGCTGGACGCGTATCTGGAGCACACCGGGCAGTTTTGGGTCTTGTGGCCGTCGAGCCGCCATGCCACCGCCAAATTGCGGGTTTTCATCGATCATTTATCGAGGCGACTTTTTCCCGACGCCGAAGGTCGATAG
- a CDS encoding AraC family transcriptional regulator, with product MKPLPMRLGDLSVGFVHSLVDAVRSHGADPQPLLEQYGLDAARLAEAGARLSIPRYMRLGHSAIQLTEDPALGLRMGQLSRLSQAGLAGVTAAQAPTVREAARCLIRFEPLYGSNYRGQSSFHEDANGAWLRFYSISPYNAYNRFVVDSIIAGWLHQLSSVGREPLRAERIDIEFDEPDYRDAYATLGDNPIQFGAERNQLRLSLSSLAQRNPEHCPSTWRHLLQLCERELEQLTRTRSLRERITQLLGPLLNGGREPDLEEVAARLKLPTWTLRRKLAEEGTQFRAILNDTRRDLAMTYIRDTELAFGEIAYLLGFASAEAFQRAFKRWSSQTPGEFRRSHRKTA from the coding sequence ATGAAGCCGCTACCGATGCGTCTCGGGGATCTGTCGGTAGGTTTCGTGCATAGCCTCGTCGATGCCGTGCGCAGTCATGGCGCCGATCCCCAGCCGCTGCTTGAGCAATACGGTCTGGATGCCGCTCGTTTGGCCGAGGCCGGAGCACGGCTGTCGATTCCGCGTTATATGCGTCTGGGCCATAGCGCGATTCAACTGACGGAAGATCCGGCATTAGGCCTGCGCATGGGCCAGCTCAGCCGATTGAGCCAGGCGGGACTGGCCGGTGTGACCGCCGCGCAGGCGCCGACGGTGCGTGAAGCGGCCCGCTGCCTGATCCGTTTCGAGCCGTTGTACGGTTCCAATTATCGCGGCCAGTCGAGTTTCCACGAAGACGCCAACGGTGCTTGGTTGCGCTTCTATTCGATCAGCCCGTACAACGCCTACAACCGCTTTGTGGTGGACTCGATCATCGCTGGCTGGCTGCACCAGTTATCCAGCGTCGGTCGCGAACCATTGCGCGCCGAGCGCATCGACATCGAATTCGATGAACCGGATTATCGCGATGCCTATGCAACCCTGGGAGATAACCCGATTCAGTTCGGCGCCGAACGCAACCAATTACGCCTGAGCCTGAGCAGCCTCGCCCAGCGCAACCCCGAACACTGCCCGAGTACCTGGCGGCACTTGCTGCAACTGTGTGAACGGGAACTGGAACAACTGACCCGCACCCGCAGCCTGCGCGAACGCATCACGCAATTGCTCGGTCCGTTGCTCAACGGTGGGCGGGAACCGGATCTGGAGGAAGTGGCGGCGCGCCTGAAGCTGCCGACCTGGACCTTGCGGCGCAAACTGGCCGAAGAAGGCACGCAGTTTCGCGCGATCCTCAATGACACTCGCCGTGATCTGGCGATGACCTACATCCGCGACACGGAACTGGCGTTTGGCGAGATCGCTTACCTGCTGGGGTTTGCTTCAGCCGAAGCGTTCCAGCGAGCATTCAAGCGCTGGAGCAGCCAGACGCCTGGCGAATTCCGCCGCAGTCATCGCAAAACAGCCTGA